One stretch of Methylococcus capsulatus DNA includes these proteins:
- a CDS encoding LPS-assembly protein LptD: MSAGSPAKDEESESVETEKAAPAAAPEVAESESAGDQEGAAPARASRPATALAASRFISSGTVSVRPEPVLPPSVAAQATAAPPGWTCKPNKESRSWDCNLVGPDPRGVARPVGAAEASPEDWAQAATITEYDEQRFDRLLGMMPSNPWAGTCARGKRESDAAKDFLLSSKDRLARKRAPVEVHGNYGEMDDQEVATFTGNAEVTRYDQHIKGDFLSLNTEADVVNARGSVFYREKGLAFASDTAFLRMEEDKGVLRNSQFIVETMPSRGVARVAHMDSDTRSRYETATYTTCPPGNTDWMLHADEVTIDKETGRGGATHAWMEFKGVPMFYTPYMDFPVDDRRQSGFLSPTFGQSKVNGFNLSVPYYFNLAPNYDLTVQAREMTSRGPLFGGDFRWLTEHQRLRLLGEIIPEDSQTKTTRGQAGFDAMGRWTDSLFTLVDLNYVSDSQYLNQLNNTLGLVSNTFVQSQAYADYMYSNGSVRLLGDYYQNIDPSIPAEQTPYYRLPSLRGNYSAQIGDSGFHFQTNAEVVNFGHGGSNVKGQRLNIRPQISYPIQSTGSFLVPSVALQNTTYMLQNQAAGTNSSLNRVAPIFSVDSGLVFDRDFELGSASLRQTLEPRVFYTYVPKINQNDYPIFDSNYYDFTYYQLFRTNRFAGADRLADMNQVTLGLTSRFIDRDTGWERLTASLGKVFFITDPSVTLVNPYGANPLGVVLGPDQGQFVYENYNKSYANIIGRVDTRLTETFSLGGETQLSPYTGRFERGSVGLQYNDRQNNLMNLSYRYRVPLPNQPAIEQAATIGQNTTALNNTDISFRIPFLKDWHVIGRWQYSLLYNRTLESLVGLEHETCCWRFTLLGREYLNGVNQSNAPTTNTAIFVQMELKGLTRLGDQVDRFLYRAITGYRMPNEDF; the protein is encoded by the coding sequence ATGAGCGCGGGCAGCCCTGCCAAGGACGAGGAAAGCGAGTCGGTGGAAACCGAAAAGGCAGCGCCGGCTGCGGCACCCGAGGTGGCTGAAAGCGAATCCGCTGGCGACCAGGAAGGTGCCGCGCCGGCCCGGGCGTCCCGTCCGGCGACGGCGCTAGCCGCCTCGCGTTTCATCTCCTCCGGAACCGTGTCTGTGCGGCCGGAGCCCGTCCTGCCTCCGTCCGTAGCCGCTCAGGCTACGGCCGCGCCCCCCGGCTGGACCTGTAAGCCGAATAAGGAGAGCAGGAGCTGGGACTGCAATCTGGTGGGGCCGGACCCTCGTGGGGTCGCACGACCGGTCGGCGCTGCGGAAGCGTCACCCGAGGACTGGGCCCAGGCGGCGACGATTACCGAATACGACGAGCAGCGCTTCGACCGCCTGCTCGGCATGATGCCGAGCAACCCGTGGGCCGGAACCTGCGCCCGCGGAAAGCGCGAGTCCGATGCCGCCAAGGATTTCCTCCTCTCCTCGAAAGACCGGCTCGCCCGTAAACGGGCGCCAGTGGAAGTCCACGGCAATTACGGTGAAATGGATGACCAGGAGGTTGCGACTTTCACTGGCAACGCCGAGGTGACGCGTTACGACCAGCACATCAAGGGCGATTTCCTGAGTCTCAACACCGAGGCCGACGTCGTGAATGCCCGCGGCAGTGTGTTCTACCGCGAAAAAGGTCTGGCCTTTGCGAGCGATACCGCCTTCCTGCGGATGGAAGAAGACAAGGGTGTGCTGCGCAACAGTCAGTTCATCGTCGAGACCATGCCTTCGCGCGGGGTCGCCCGGGTTGCCCACATGGACAGCGACACCCGTTCGCGCTATGAAACCGCCACCTATACCACCTGTCCGCCGGGCAATACGGACTGGATGCTGCACGCCGACGAAGTCACGATCGACAAGGAGACTGGACGGGGGGGCGCCACCCACGCTTGGATGGAGTTCAAGGGGGTGCCGATGTTCTACACCCCCTACATGGATTTCCCAGTGGATGACCGGCGGCAATCCGGATTCCTGTCGCCGACCTTCGGTCAGTCCAAGGTCAACGGCTTCAACCTGTCCGTTCCGTATTATTTCAATCTCGCGCCCAATTACGATCTGACGGTGCAGGCCCGGGAGATGACCAGCCGCGGGCCGCTGTTCGGCGGCGATTTCCGCTGGCTGACGGAGCACCAGCGCCTCCGCCTGCTGGGAGAAATCATCCCGGAAGACAGTCAGACGAAGACGACCCGTGGTCAAGCCGGCTTCGACGCGATGGGGCGGTGGACCGACAGTCTCTTCACCCTGGTCGATTTGAACTATGTTTCCGACAGCCAATATCTGAACCAGTTGAACAATACGCTGGGTCTGGTGTCAAACACCTTCGTCCAGAGCCAAGCGTATGCCGATTACATGTATTCGAACGGGTCGGTCCGGCTGCTGGGCGACTATTACCAGAACATCGATCCCTCGATTCCTGCCGAACAGACCCCTTATTACCGTCTGCCGAGCCTGCGGGGAAATTACAGCGCGCAGATCGGTGATTCCGGGTTCCATTTCCAGACCAATGCAGAGGTCGTGAATTTCGGTCATGGCGGGAGCAACGTCAAAGGCCAGCGTCTGAACATCCGCCCGCAGATCTCCTATCCCATCCAGTCCACGGGCAGTTTCCTCGTTCCCAGCGTCGCTTTGCAGAACACGACCTACATGCTGCAGAACCAGGCGGCGGGCACCAACAGCAGCCTGAATCGTGTCGCTCCCATCTTCTCGGTGGACAGCGGTCTGGTTTTCGACCGGGATTTCGAGCTGGGGTCCGCCTCGTTGCGGCAGACGCTCGAACCCCGCGTGTTCTATACCTATGTGCCGAAGATCAACCAGAACGACTATCCGATCTTCGACAGTAATTACTACGACTTCACGTATTACCAGCTGTTCCGTACCAACCGTTTCGCAGGCGCCGACCGCCTGGCTGACATGAATCAGGTGACACTCGGTCTGACTTCCCGTTTCATCGATCGCGACACCGGCTGGGAGCGCCTGACAGCGAGTCTGGGCAAGGTATTTTTCATCACCGACCCTTCGGTGACGCTGGTCAATCCTTACGGTGCCAACCCGCTTGGCGTGGTGTTGGGGCCAGATCAAGGACAGTTCGTCTACGAAAACTACAACAAGAGTTACGCCAACATCATCGGGAGGGTCGATACCCGGCTGACGGAAACCTTTTCCCTCGGCGGGGAAACTCAGCTCTCGCCTTATACCGGCCGCTTCGAGCGAGGTTCGGTCGGCTTGCAATACAACGACCGGCAGAACAACCTGATGAATCTGAGCTACCGTTACCGTGTGCCGCTTCCCAACCAGCCGGCAATAGAACAGGCGGCCACGATAGGTCAGAACACGACTGCCCTCAACAATACGGACATATCTTTCCGGATACCCTTCTTGAAGGATTGGCATGTGATCGGCCGTTGGCAGTATTCGCTGCTCTACAATCGGACGCTCGAGAGTCTGGTCGGGCTGGAGCATGAAACCTGTTGTTGGCGCTTCACCTTGCTGGGCCGTGAATATCTCAACGGCGTCAATCAATCCAATGCCCCCACGACCAATACCGCGATTTTCGTCCAGATGGAACTCAAGGGTCTGACCCGACTCGGTGATCAGGTCGACCGCTTCCTGTATCGAGCCATCACTGGTTACCGGATGCCGAATGAAGATTTCTAG
- a CDS encoding aminoglycoside phosphotransferase family protein: protein MINSPGIATDNRSEALLHWLPGVLGHRPGDIRPVSGDASFRRYFRVRAGESSFIAMDAPPELEKLRPFIHAAGLLQQAGVNVPRIFAVDEAQGFLLMSDFGDVSYLQQLAAGDADALYADALETLVRMQRGIDAAGCGLPAYDQALLQRELELFPVWFLAGLLGLELSRGEQTLYQRLSLNLMASALQQPAVVVHRDFHSRNLMVTGECNPGVLDFQDAVVGPVTYDLVSLLRDCYIAWPDTRVRRWLDDYRQRLADGGACPATDGETFQRWFDLMGLQRHLKAVGIFARLHLRDGKSGYLPHIPRTLRYILDVAGRYPETAEFRRFLDLRVCPLLNEAAA from the coding sequence TTGATTAACTCTCCCGGCATTGCCACCGACAACCGCTCTGAAGCACTTCTGCACTGGCTTCCAGGCGTACTGGGACACCGTCCCGGCGACATCCGGCCGGTCTCGGGAGATGCCAGTTTTCGCCGTTATTTCCGGGTCAGAGCCGGCGAGTCCAGTTTTATCGCGATGGACGCCCCGCCGGAGCTGGAAAAGCTTCGTCCTTTCATTCACGCCGCCGGGCTGCTGCAACAAGCCGGGGTCAACGTTCCCCGCATCTTCGCCGTCGATGAGGCGCAAGGCTTCCTGTTGATGTCCGATTTCGGCGACGTCAGCTACCTGCAGCAACTGGCAGCGGGGGACGCCGACGCCCTGTACGCCGATGCGCTGGAAACGCTGGTACGGATGCAACGCGGAATCGACGCCGCCGGCTGCGGCCTGCCTGCCTACGACCAAGCCCTGCTCCAGCGGGAACTGGAACTTTTCCCCGTCTGGTTCCTGGCGGGACTGCTGGGGCTGGAACTGAGCCGGGGAGAGCAGACGCTGTACCAGCGGCTCTCCCTGAACCTCATGGCCTCGGCTTTGCAGCAGCCTGCGGTCGTCGTCCATCGCGACTTCCATTCCCGCAACCTCATGGTCACCGGCGAATGCAATCCCGGCGTGCTCGACTTCCAGGATGCCGTCGTGGGCCCCGTGACGTACGATCTCGTGTCCCTGCTCCGGGACTGCTACATCGCCTGGCCCGACACCCGCGTCAGACGCTGGCTGGACGACTACCGACAGCGCCTCGCCGACGGCGGCGCATGCCCCGCGACCGACGGCGAAACCTTCCAGCGCTGGTTCGATCTGATGGGTCTGCAGCGCCATCTCAAGGCCGTGGGCATCTTCGCCCGGCTCCATCTGCGCGACGGCAAGAGCGGCTACCTGCCGCACATCCCCCGAACCCTCCGCTACATCCTGGATGTCGCCGGCAGATATCCGGAAACGGCGGAATTCCGCCGTTTCCTCGACCTCCGGGTCTGCCCCCTCCTCAACGAGGCCGCCGCGTGA
- the murU gene encoding N-acetylmuramate alpha-1-phosphate uridylyltransferase MurU yields the protein MKAMILAAGRGERLRPLTDHTPKPLLPAGGRPLIEHTLEALVRAGFMEIVVNLAHLGRQIRERLGDGGRFGARIRYSDEGDHALETAGGIRQALALLGPEPFIVVNGDIGTDYDFARLHRAPAGDAHLVLVPNPPHHPQGDFVLKGDQVTPPGDGACTCTFAGIGLYRAELFASLQPGRVPLAPLLRQAMTAGRVSGELHAGFWLDIGTAERLETYDCWIQERRRARSVPTV from the coding sequence GTGAAAGCCATGATCCTCGCAGCGGGCCGCGGCGAGCGCCTGCGCCCCTTGACCGACCACACCCCGAAGCCGCTCCTGCCCGCAGGCGGCCGCCCGCTGATCGAACATACCTTGGAAGCGCTGGTACGGGCCGGATTCATGGAGATCGTCGTCAACCTCGCCCATCTCGGCCGGCAGATCCGCGAACGGCTGGGTGATGGCGGACGCTTCGGCGCCCGCATCCGCTATTCCGACGAGGGCGACCATGCGCTCGAAACCGCCGGCGGGATCCGCCAGGCCCTGGCGCTGCTCGGCCCGGAGCCGTTCATCGTCGTCAATGGCGACATCGGCACGGACTACGACTTCGCCCGGCTGCACCGCGCACCGGCCGGCGACGCCCACCTGGTGCTCGTACCCAACCCGCCCCATCATCCGCAAGGCGATTTCGTACTGAAGGGGGACCAGGTGACGCCGCCCGGCGACGGCGCCTGCACCTGCACATTCGCCGGGATCGGTCTGTACCGCGCGGAATTGTTCGCCTCGCTCCAGCCCGGGCGGGTCCCCTTGGCGCCGCTGCTCCGGCAGGCCATGACCGCCGGACGTGTCAGCGGCGAGCTGCACGCCGGCTTCTGGCTCGACATCGGCACCGCGGAGCGACTCGAAACCTACGACTGCTGGATCCAGGAACGGCGACGGGCACGGTCCGTACCGACCGTTTGA
- the alaC gene encoding alanine transaminase yields the protein MEEFQRIKRLPPYVFNIVNELKAKERAQGKDVIDFGMGNPDQATPQHIVDKLIESSRKGSNHRYSVSKGIPRLRRAICNWYLSRYGVELDPDSQAIVTIGSKEGLAHLALATVGPGDAVLVPNPAYPIHPYGFVLAGADVRHVPLLPGIDFFAELEMAIKTSWPKPKMLILNFPANPTAQCVELEFFEKVVEIAREYKIWVVHDLAYADLVFDGYIAPSILQVPGAEDIAVEFFTLSKSYNMPGWRVGFMCGNRELVSALGRIKSYLDYGTFTPIQVAAITALEGPQDCVENIRLMYQNRRDVLCKGLNDIGWPVEKPKGTMFVWARIPERYQNLGSLEFAKKMLLDAHVAVSPGIGFGEFGDDHVRFGLIENEHRTRQAIRGIRDMMRKDNAV from the coding sequence ATGGAAGAATTTCAGCGCATCAAACGCCTGCCCCCTTACGTCTTCAACATCGTCAACGAACTCAAGGCGAAGGAACGGGCGCAGGGCAAAGACGTCATCGATTTCGGCATGGGCAATCCGGATCAGGCCACGCCGCAGCACATCGTCGACAAACTGATCGAATCTTCGCGTAAAGGCTCCAACCACCGTTATTCGGTGTCCAAAGGCATCCCCCGTCTGCGGCGGGCCATCTGCAATTGGTATTTGAGCCGCTACGGCGTCGAGCTCGACCCGGACTCCCAGGCCATCGTGACGATCGGCTCGAAGGAGGGCCTGGCGCATCTGGCACTCGCCACGGTGGGGCCGGGCGATGCCGTTCTGGTGCCGAACCCGGCCTATCCGATCCACCCTTATGGTTTCGTCCTGGCCGGCGCCGACGTCCGACACGTGCCGCTGCTGCCCGGCATCGATTTCTTTGCGGAACTGGAAATGGCGATCAAGACCTCCTGGCCCAAGCCCAAGATGCTGATCCTGAATTTCCCGGCCAATCCCACGGCGCAATGCGTGGAGCTGGAATTTTTCGAGAAGGTCGTGGAAATCGCCCGCGAGTACAAAATCTGGGTGGTGCACGACCTCGCCTATGCCGATCTGGTGTTCGACGGCTACATCGCCCCTTCGATCCTGCAGGTGCCGGGCGCGGAGGACATCGCCGTGGAGTTCTTCACGCTGTCCAAGAGCTATAACATGCCTGGCTGGCGAGTGGGCTTCATGTGCGGCAACCGCGAGCTGGTCTCGGCCTTGGGACGCATCAAGTCTTACCTGGACTACGGCACTTTCACACCGATCCAGGTGGCCGCGATCACGGCACTGGAAGGCCCGCAGGACTGTGTCGAGAACATCCGGCTGATGTACCAGAACCGCCGCGACGTCCTGTGCAAGGGCCTCAACGACATCGGCTGGCCGGTGGAGAAACCCAAGGGCACCATGTTCGTCTGGGCCAGGATTCCCGAACGCTACCAGAACCTGGGCTCGCTGGAATTCGCAAAAAAGATGCTGCTCGACGCCCATGTCGCAGTTTCCCCCGGCATCGGCTTCGGCGAATTCGGCGACGACCACGTGCGCTTCGGCCTGATCGAAAACGAGCACCGCACCCGTCAGGCCATTCGCGGCATCCGCGATATGATGCGCAAGGACAACGCCGTATAA
- a CDS encoding homoserine dehydrogenase: MNPVKIGILGLGTVGGGTVNVLRRNADEITRRAGREIQVCRASTRDLTRSRICDTTGIALTSDPYEIVADPDIQIVVETIGGETPARDLVMKALANGKHVVTANKMLIALHGNEIFAAARKHGLMVAFEAAVAGGIPIIKTIREGLAGNKVEWLAGIINGTSNFILTEMWEKGRDFADVLQEAQRLGYAEADPTFDIEGVDAAHKLTILASIAFGIPLQFGKVYIEGITGITAADVKYAEALGYRIKLLGIARRTPKGIELRVHPTLIPARRLIANVNGVMNAVLVKGDAVGPTLSYGAGAGAEPTASAVVADIVDVVRTLTSDPENRVPHLAFQPAAISEIPILPIEEVETAYYLRLSAEDKPGVLADVTRILASHQISIEAVLQKEMPEGESHLPVIMLTQKVTERELNAAVREIEALPTVKGAVKRIRLETLG, translated from the coding sequence TTGAACCCGGTAAAAATCGGCATCCTCGGCCTCGGCACGGTCGGCGGTGGCACGGTCAACGTGTTGCGACGCAATGCCGACGAAATCACCCGCCGCGCCGGCCGCGAAATCCAGGTCTGCCGCGCCTCGACCCGCGACCTGACGCGCTCCCGCATCTGCGACACCACCGGCATCGCCTTGACCTCCGACCCCTACGAGATCGTTGCCGACCCCGACATCCAGATCGTGGTCGAAACCATCGGCGGCGAAACCCCGGCGCGGGATCTGGTCATGAAGGCGCTGGCAAACGGCAAGCATGTCGTCACCGCCAACAAAATGCTGATCGCCCTGCACGGCAACGAAATCTTCGCCGCCGCCCGCAAGCATGGCCTGATGGTCGCTTTCGAAGCTGCCGTGGCCGGGGGGATCCCCATCATCAAGACCATCCGCGAAGGTCTGGCCGGCAACAAAGTCGAATGGCTGGCCGGCATCATCAACGGTACCAGCAATTTTATCCTCACCGAGATGTGGGAAAAGGGCCGGGACTTCGCCGACGTCCTGCAGGAAGCCCAGAGGCTGGGCTATGCCGAGGCCGATCCGACCTTCGACATCGAAGGGGTGGACGCCGCCCACAAGCTCACCATCCTGGCCTCGATCGCCTTCGGCATCCCCCTCCAGTTCGGCAAGGTGTACATCGAGGGCATCACCGGGATCACCGCGGCCGACGTCAAATACGCCGAAGCCTTGGGGTATCGCATCAAACTGCTCGGGATCGCCCGCCGCACCCCCAAGGGCATCGAACTGCGGGTCCATCCCACCCTGATTCCGGCGCGGAGGCTGATCGCCAACGTCAACGGGGTGATGAATGCCGTGCTGGTCAAGGGCGACGCGGTCGGGCCGACGCTTTCTTACGGCGCCGGCGCCGGGGCCGAACCGACCGCCTCCGCGGTGGTCGCCGACATCGTCGACGTGGTCCGCACCCTGACCTCCGACCCCGAGAACCGGGTGCCGCACCTGGCCTTCCAGCCCGCTGCGATATCCGAGATCCCGATCCTGCCGATCGAAGAGGTCGAGACCGCCTATTACCTGCGGCTCTCCGCCGAGGACAAGCCCGGCGTGCTGGCCGACGTGACCCGCATCCTCGCCAGCCACCAAATCAGCATCGAGGCCGTGCTGCAGAAGGAAATGCCGGAGGGCGAGAGCCATCTCCCGGTGATCATGCTGACGCAGAAGGTCACCGAGCGCGAGCTGAACGCCGCCGTGCGGGAAATCGAGGCACTGCCTACGGTCAAGGGTGCGGTCAAACGCATCCGGCTCGAAACTCTGGGTTAA
- the thrC gene encoding threonine synthase: MTTTTRYTGLIERYRDRLPVGADTRVISLGEGNTPLIRLENIPRLLGRSIELYAKYEGLNPTGSFKDRGMTMAVTRAVEEGSRAIICASTGNTSAAAAAYAARAGITAFVLIPDGKIAMGKLAQAMMYGSAVIQIKGNFDDGMRLVKEVAGEAPVTIVNSINPYRLQGQKTAAFEIVDELGRAPDYHCLPVGNAGNITAHWIGYSEYACGGRDCVTESCTFCNGDCRFVSGGPVSASRPKMVGYQAGGAAPFVRGHMVDHPETVATAIRIGHPQSWDQAWQVSRESGGWFDECSDEEILAAQKMLTEHEGIFCEPASATSLAGALRDIRNGKIPEGSTVVLTLTGNGLKDPDTAIAQCTQKPLTIEAELDSVKRAILDVL, translated from the coding sequence ATGACTACGACGACACGCTACACCGGCCTCATCGAACGCTACCGCGACCGCCTCCCGGTCGGCGCGGACACCCGCGTCATCAGCCTGGGCGAAGGCAATACGCCGCTGATCCGGCTGGAAAACATCCCCCGCCTGCTGGGCCGGAGCATCGAACTCTACGCGAAGTATGAGGGCCTCAATCCGACCGGCTCTTTCAAGGACCGCGGCATGACCATGGCCGTGACCCGCGCGGTCGAAGAAGGCAGCCGGGCCATCATCTGCGCCTCCACTGGCAATACCAGCGCCGCCGCGGCCGCCTATGCCGCGCGCGCCGGCATCACCGCCTTCGTACTGATTCCGGACGGCAAGATCGCCATGGGCAAGCTGGCCCAGGCCATGATGTACGGCTCGGCGGTGATCCAGATCAAGGGCAATTTCGACGACGGCATGCGGCTAGTCAAGGAAGTGGCCGGCGAAGCGCCCGTCACCATCGTCAACTCAATCAACCCGTACCGGCTGCAGGGTCAGAAGACCGCGGCCTTCGAGATCGTCGACGAACTCGGCCGGGCGCCGGACTACCACTGCCTGCCGGTCGGCAATGCCGGCAACATCACGGCGCACTGGATCGGCTACAGCGAATACGCCTGCGGCGGCCGCGACTGCGTGACTGAGTCCTGCACCTTCTGCAACGGCGACTGCCGCTTCGTGAGCGGCGGCCCGGTCTCGGCCAGCCGACCGAAGATGGTCGGCTATCAGGCCGGCGGCGCGGCACCGTTCGTGCGTGGCCACATGGTGGACCATCCGGAGACGGTGGCGACCGCCATCCGCATCGGCCACCCGCAAAGCTGGGATCAGGCTTGGCAGGTCAGCCGCGAATCCGGCGGCTGGTTCGACGAGTGCAGCGACGAGGAAATCCTCGCCGCGCAGAAAATGCTGACCGAGCACGAAGGCATCTTCTGCGAGCCGGCCTCCGCCACCTCCCTGGCCGGCGCCCTGCGCGACATCCGGAACGGCAAGATCCCCGAAGGCAGCACGGTGGTGCTGACCTTGACCGGCAACGGCCTGAAGGATCCCGACACCGCCATCGCCCAGTGCACCCAGAAGCCGCTCACCATCGAAGCCGAGCTGGATTCGGTCAAGCGCGCCATCCTCGACGTCCTCTGA
- a CDS encoding MBL fold metallo-hydrolase, producing the protein MKLTFIGVGSAFALQNYQSNVLIESQGRKLLIDCGSDARFALHRLGLGAEDIDALYVSHLHADHIGGIEWLGFSRYFSGGMRPELFIEKRLAEHLWERSLRGGMASVQGRSMRLDDFFSTVHRLSPGGAFRFGSLGLRLFSTLHYFDCRELAPSYGLVIDVHPEAAAPEMTEPRCRIVLTTDTQFCPDRLAGLYDSADVIFQDCETAPRRSGIHAHYDELCGLPASIRKKMWLYHYQDGPLPDAAGAGFHGFVRQGQVFEF; encoded by the coding sequence ATGAAGCTGACGTTCATCGGTGTCGGTTCTGCCTTTGCCCTGCAAAACTATCAGTCGAATGTCCTGATCGAGAGCCAGGGCAGGAAACTCCTGATCGATTGCGGCAGCGATGCGCGCTTTGCCCTGCACCGGCTGGGACTCGGGGCGGAAGACATCGACGCCCTCTACGTCAGTCATCTGCATGCCGATCATATCGGCGGCATCGAATGGCTGGGCTTTTCGCGTTATTTTTCCGGCGGGATGCGGCCGGAACTCTTCATCGAGAAGCGGCTGGCGGAGCATCTCTGGGAACGATCGCTGCGAGGGGGCATGGCGTCCGTCCAGGGAAGGTCGATGCGTCTGGACGACTTCTTCTCTACGGTCCACCGCCTTTCCCCCGGCGGGGCATTCCGGTTCGGGAGCCTCGGCTTACGTCTTTTCTCGACGCTGCATTATTTCGACTGCCGTGAGCTCGCTCCGAGCTACGGTCTGGTGATCGACGTTCATCCGGAAGCCGCGGCGCCGGAAATGACCGAGCCTCGTTGCAGAATCGTGCTGACGACCGATACCCAATTTTGCCCCGACCGCCTCGCCGGACTCTACGACAGCGCGGACGTCATTTTCCAGGACTGCGAGACGGCCCCGCGGCGATCCGGCATCCACGCGCACTACGATGAGCTTTGCGGACTTCCGGCGTCGATCCGGAAAAAAATGTGGCTATACCACTACCAGGACGGGCCCCTGCCCGATGCAGCCGGTGCGGGTTTCCACGGCTTCGTCCGGCAGGGACAGGTTTTCGAATTCTGA
- a CDS encoding response regulator — MAKILLVEDNEMNRDMLSRRLLRRGYELVIAVDGAEGVAVAQAEMPDVVLMDMSLPVMDGWEATRKLKAEEATRGIPVIALTAHAMSGDRDKAIEAGCDDYDTKPVEFDRLLAKIEALLVPRT, encoded by the coding sequence ATGGCGAAGATATTGCTGGTGGAAGACAACGAGATGAATCGGGACATGCTCAGCCGGCGTCTGCTGCGGCGCGGCTACGAGCTGGTCATCGCAGTCGATGGTGCGGAAGGTGTGGCGGTGGCCCAGGCCGAAATGCCGGATGTCGTCCTGATGGACATGAGCCTGCCGGTCATGGACGGATGGGAGGCGACCCGGAAACTGAAGGCCGAAGAAGCGACCCGCGGCATTCCGGTCATCGCACTGACGGCCCACGCCATGTCCGGCGACCGCGACAAGGCCATCGAAGCCGGTTGCGACGACTACGACACCAAGCCGGTCGAATTCGACCGCCTGCTGGCCAAGATCGAAGCCCTGCTCGTCCCGCGGACCTGA